One segment of Panicum virgatum strain AP13 chromosome 3K, P.virgatum_v5, whole genome shotgun sequence DNA contains the following:
- the LOC120700712 gene encoding uncharacterized protein LOC120700712: protein MARSLVNTVTGYLKSIEPLNGTNYPSWYKDVNVAIAVCEYDLALRQDKSVEPADPNGDRTAIEKWERSDRMANMIIKNTITPAICGAIPDKDQDGNDLSAKAYLAKVEENFKSSSKTYASTMIMKMLTSQYDGQSGISEHIMSMCDMANKLKTLHMAISDGFLVHFIMTSLPVHYNHFKISYNTQKATWSMAELISYCVEEEER, encoded by the exons ATGGCTCGCTCGCTAG tgaacacTGTGACGGGCTACCTGAAATCCATTGAGCCCCTGAATGGCACCAACTATCCAAGCTGGTATAAAGATGTTAATGTTGCCATTGCTGTGTGCGAGTATGATCTCGCCTTACGTCAAGACAAGTCAGTAGAGCCCGCTGATCCCAATGGTGATCGTACTGCCATTGAGAAGTGGGAGAGATCAGACAGGATGGCCAACATGATCATTAAGAACACGATCACTCCGGCCATATGTGGTGCTATTCCTGATAAGGACCAGGATGGTAATGATCTGAGCGCCAAGGCATACCTTGCCAAGGTGGAGGAGAACTTTAAGAGTTCTTCCAAGACTTATGCTAGCACCATGATCATGAAGATGCTGACTTCACAGTATGATGGGCAAAGTGGAATCAGTGAGCACATTATGagcatgtgtgacatggcaaatAAGCTGAAGACACTGCATATGGCTATCTCTGATGGTTTTCTAGTGCACTTCATCATGACTTCTCTGCCTGTACATTACAATCACTTCAAAATAAGCTACAACACTCAGAAGGCGACTTGGAGCATGGCTGAGCTCATTAGCTACtgtgttgaggaagaagaaaggtag